The genomic stretch ATCCTAAATCATAAAGGAATTCGTGCCCACCAACACCATTAGTGTAATAGTTGAATTGGACTTTTGTTGTATCTTTTCCGAGAAATTCAATATCGATTTCATCCCAAGGATTGTTATCGCTTGGTCCAGTATAAGTGAAGAATGATGACACAACACCTGGATTGCTAATTGGCTGCATACGAACAGAATACATACCATAACCAAAGAACTCGCGTGTACGCCACTCAGCTCCATTATAACGGTACTCATCCGTTGTATTTTGGTCAATGGTCAAGGTCAATGTGCCATCGTTAACAACGGTATTTTTTGGTACCCAACGACAATCAAATGGATTCCCATTGAACCAGTCAGAACGCTCCATTGTCGTATCATCGTAAGCATTAAAATCTTCATGATAATCGCCTGTGTGTGCAGCTTGAGTTCCTGTTTGACTAGTATCTTCGGTAGTTGTTGTAAGATTAACTTGGTCATTTGTAGACGTCAAGCTTAAGTTTTCCTGATTTTGCACACTAGTCTCAGGAGTCACTACCTGATTTGTATTCACTTGATTTGTTGAGTCAATTACTGACTGAGTAGTATTGTCATCAGTTGTAGAGGTATTTACTGTTTCACTAGTAATGTCATTAGTATCTGTAGTTTGTGTATTCGTAAGAGCAGGAACATTATCAAGTGTTGAAACATTGCCCACTTCATCTGCTGCTACTAAACCAGCTCCAACTTGTAAACTGCATAGGGCAGTTGCGTAGCAAATGTACTTTACTACATCTTTCTTAGTCATGAAATCTCCTTTTTCTCTTAAAGTTTATTCCTTAACACCACCGAGTGTCACACCGGCAATAATGTATTTTGAAAGGAAAAGATAAACGATAATAATTGGCACAATAGCCACTAAAATCATTGTGTAAATTTTACCCATATCAAAGTTCATGTAATCTGCGCCACGCAATGTTGCAATCAAAATTGGCACAGTCATCTTGCTCTTCGTTTGAATAACCAAGGCTGGAATGAAGTAGTTATTCCAAGAACCAACAAAGGTAAAGATTGCTTGAACTGCAATAGCTGGTTTCATAATTGGAAGAACAATCGTGTTAAA from Streptococcus ruminicola encodes the following:
- the bglS gene encoding beta-glucanase; protein product: MTKKDVVKYICYATALCSLQVGAGLVAADEVGNVSTLDNVPALTNTQTTDTNDITSETVNTSTTDDNTTQSVIDSTNQVNTNQVVTPETSVQNQENLSLTSTNDQVNLTTTTEDTSQTGTQAAHTGDYHEDFNAYDDTTMERSDWFNGNPFDCRWVPKNTVVNDGTLTLTIDQNTTDEYRYNGAEWRTREFFGYGMYSVRMQPISNPGVVSSFFTYTGPSDNNPWDEIDIEFLGKDTTKVQFNYYTNGVGGHEFLYDLGFDASESYHVYGFDWQADHITWYVDGVAVYTATENLPVTPGKIMMNAWPGIGVDDWLAPYDGQTPLVAYYDWISYSDQVAQNQDNTRSRSKSNTASKSRATGDVTGNTSTTTKGTESVTPTKNSTASKSEKQTLVLDNHSKGSTKEKQAASPVIKTVAYSSVASAQTAAAKTVTQSVAKANLEGSAFTALPKTNQRPSKLLTISGVFVALLGFLAMPFKKGKL